The Brassica oleracea var. oleracea cultivar TO1000 chromosome C6, BOL, whole genome shotgun sequence genomic interval CTTCCGCCGGTTGCTGACTTGATCTTCCAGGATGAGTACGTCGATGCTGCTCGTACCAAGTTGCTGGTAAGAGTTTCCCCTTGACTCCTTCATCTTCTCCACTTGTGTCATATTTATTTTATTTGCTTAAGTGCTTTGGCTTCCGTGTTTTGCAGTGTGACGGGGTTTCGAACTTCGTTGTCGAGAAATACGACACTGCACTGAAGGAAGCGCTTGCAGAGTCGGATAAGTTGAAGAAGACGATGGCGGCTAAGAGCAGACTCCTTCGCCGAAAGAGGGCGGAATGGCAAGCAGAGAAAAGAGATCGAGCGGTCGCTCGGAGAAAGCCTCAGAAGAAGCGAGCTGAAGCAGCTGAGGAGGAGCTTTCCATTGCTCGCTCTACTATCGAAGCTCTGGAGCTACGAAAAGCCGATCTTATGGAGGAGATGGGTGTCAAGGCCGTGGAGCATAAGAAAGAATTAGACCGACTCAGGGACTCACGCGTCTACGAGGTTACGAAGGAAAGGGTGAAGGTCGAAACCGAGATGATCGCGAAGTCCAACAAGCACTTTGGGAATCTCGCGACTGGTGGGCTTGCTACGCGCCTTTCGACACAGCGCGGCTGCTGCAGAGTCAGGCATTTGGAACAAAGAAATGCCTTGAGGCTTTGAAAGCTAGTGGCCGCGACATCCCTCAAGAGACCATTGACATGTTTGCTGCCTAGGAGGAGCAGTTCGAGAGGGAAGTCACGAAACTAAAACCCGGCGAGATTCCTGAGGGCGACTTGGCTCTGTATCCACTTAGGCTCGACTCGCAGTTTGTCGACATGCGAGCCTTCGCAGGCTTCGACCCGCCCGGATCCAATGCACATTTGATCGATCCGAGGACCGTCGTTGCCCTTCAGAATCCTACTACTCATTCTGAGGCTTCGATTACTCCTTCTCGTTCCTCGGGTCATGAGGCCTCAGGAGGTATTGTGCTGGCTCCGTCGCTCAAACTGACGGCGAGGGGACAACTTTGGCGCTGGGTCAGGCTGGGACCGCTGTCTTTGAGATCTTTGATTCCTCAGCTACTGGCCAAGAGGGCAGACAGGATGAGGAATCGAGCAGGGGTGAGGGCGATGAGGAGATTGACAAGGGTCAAAGCGGAGAGGCAGATGCTTCCCAGGCCAACCCTCCTGATGGTCCGTTTGGGGTTCATGAGATGACTCCTCTCGTTGAAGACGATGGCGCAGATCATTCGACGAATGTGGACCCTCCAGGGCCGTCTGTCGGCGATGACGGCGCAGCGCAAGAGCTCACCAAAGATGCTAAGGAGTGATGTTTTTTTCCTTCTCAAACTTTAAACTCTATCTTCCATTTTGTATTTTGACTTGGCCCAGAGTGGCCTTTTGTTTGCTTGAGACTCTACCTGCCTTTTCTCAACCAATCGTAGAATTGCCGTTTGAGTCTTCGAAGGATCATAAGAAAGTATAGGCTTTGAATTGAGTTTAAAGGACTTGGTAGATATTGACAGATTGCAGTTATGTAGAGCGCTGATTTGCGCTGTATCGAGACAATGGCATCATCGTCGTTGTCTCGTATAGATCGCGATTTTAATGGACTTGCGACCGTATGTCGCCTAGTCGTTAGTCGTTAAGTTCTTTTGCTCGTTAGTACCGTTATCCACACGTCGACTAGATACGGGTCTGAGGCGGGTTACTTAAGACCAAGAGAAATTTTTAAATGACGACGGTTCCTAATCTGATCTCAAAGTAATTCCTAAGCATTCGGTCGGCCAAACCTTACTTAGTAAATTATGAAATGGATAGGAGTTATCATTTTGGACATATCGGCTAATGCCGTGATATGACCAGGTTCCCGCGAGTACGTGTCTGATCAGGACATACTCGATAGTGGGGTGCGAGTGCCGGTACGTTCGTTCGAGAGGCCGGGGCGAGCTCTTGTAGGCATCGCATGGATAGTGCGACTTCTCGAGGGAGAAGTTCGTTTTTTATTTTGTTACAGCTGGACACGTTAAGGCTGCCTACGTACCCCCTTTCTGGGGAATCAAGCCATTCGTAGTTCTTTGGTTTTCGAGTAAAAGTGGCTGTGAAAGCGCATTTACTCGGTTTTTTTTAGCTGGTGAATGTGACCGTGAGTCAATCACTCGCTTTTGGTGCCTTGTCTAGTTGTGGAAACGTCGGAGGTGTTTCGAGTTCCAAGCTCGTTGCACTGGTTCGCCGGTTGAGGTTTCGAAATGGTTTCTGACTATCTCGCTGATCTTGTAAGGTCCCTCCCAATTGGCTCCGAGTTTGCCAGCTTTCCATTCCTTGGTATTCTCAAACACCTTCCGCAGAACGAGGTTACCTAGTTCGAGAGGCCGAGATTTAACCTTCTTGTTATTGTAGCTCTCGATCTGATTCTGATAGTTCTGAATGCGAAGTATTGCTTGGTCGCGTTTTTCCTCGATGTCATCTAGGGCGTCGAGGAGCATATCGTGGTTGAGTTCGACATTCTGCGGCATTTTGGAACGGCGCAAGCTCGTCATGTTTACCTCAGCGGGTGCCATTGCTTCTACTCCATAGGCCATCGAGAAAGGGGTAGCCTTCGTTGCTCCGCGCGGGATTGTCTATGGGACCACATGACTCCGTCTAGTTCACCAGCCCAACAACCCTTCTTTTAGTCGAGTCGCTTCTTGGATCCGTCGATGATCATTTTTGTTAGTTGACTTGGCTTGGCTGTTGGTCTGCGGGTTTCTCGGTGTTGACATGTTTAGACGGATTCTCCATCTGTCGCAGAACTCTCTGAAGTTATGCGAGATAAACTGTGATCCGTTGTCGGTGATTATCTCGTAGGGGAGCCCGTGCCTGCAAATGATGTTTTTCCAGACGAACTTCTGTACCTCCTTATCTGTGATGTTGGCGTAGGCTTCTGCTTCTTCCCACTTAGTGAAGTAATCCGTGAGGACAAAGATGAATCTCTTCTGTCGAGAACTCGGCATTGGTCCAATAATATCCATTTCCCATCGTATGAATGGGTATGGTGCAGTCAAGGTATGGAGCAACTCCGTTGGGCTGTGGATGGTTGAAGCGTGTCGTTGGCATTTGTCACATTTCCGAACGTAGGACTCACAATCTGCGTTCATGGTTGGCGAGTAGAAACCGAGATTCTTCACTTTTAATGCGAAAGCTCACCCTCCTGAATGATTGCCCGCCGCTCCTTCGTGCGTTTCGGCCATGACGAGTCTTGTTTCGTCGCCGGAAATGCATTTAAGGAGTACCTTTGTCGCGGTCCATCGATGGAGGTCTCCGTCCTTGACGACATAGTGTGCACTGTGTCGCTTGAGACGTCTAGCCTCCCAATTCGCAGTAGGCAATTTGCCGTCAGATAGGTAAGCGATGAACTCCTCTCGCCAATCGCTGAGCTGACTTTCCGTTGCGCAAGGTTCTGCTTCATCGGTATGCATTGCGTCGGTGACGGCCGCTGCGATGGTCAACTGCTCGGTTTTTTGGCTGATGCTTGGTTTCTCAATCATGTGTATTGGGATCGTTCTCTTTACTTGGTCGTGCAGTTTGCTTCCAAGAGCTGCGAGGGCGTCCGCGCATATGTTTTCTCCGCGAGGAACCTTCGTGCTTTTGAAGAACTCGAAATCTCGTGTGAGATTCTTGACGAGCTTTAAGTAAGCATCCATCCTATCATTCCTGACGTCGTAATCGCCAAGATATTGGCTTACCACGAGTTGGGAGTCGCAATATGCGCTGATTCTATTAGCTTTGATTGCTTTAGTGAGACGGAGCCCCACAATGAGAGACTCGTATTCGGCTTTGTTGTTTGATACTGCGAAGCCAAAGCTGAACGATTGTCAAGTTAGCCCGCCCGTGGGAGACTGCAGTTGGACACCTGCCCCCGAACCTTTGTTCGTAGACGAACCATCTACGTGCAATATCCAGTTCTTGCTTGGTAGGATTAGGTCTTGCTCGAGTTCTGGCGTTAACTCGATCAGAAAGTCAGCGAGAACCTATGACTTAGCTGCAGTGCGGTTCTTGTATATAATGTCGTGCTTGCTGAGTTCCATAGCCCACTTGGTCAATCTTCCTGACTGGTTTGTGTTTTGCTTCACCGTTCTGAGGGGCTGGTTGGAGTGTATTTCGATCGTATGTGATTGAAAGTAGGGCCTGAGTTTTCTCGACGAGGTAACGACGGTGAGAGCCATCAAGAGCCATTTTCTCCAAGGTTGGGTACCGCATTTCTGGTTCTGTCATGCGTTTGCTGATGTAGAAAATGGGCTTCTGCTCTCCTCGATCTTCGCGGATGAGAACGCTACTGACAGCCGAGGAAGTGACGGCGATATATAAGGACATGGTATCGCCGGACTCTGGCTTTGACAGAACCGGAGGCGTCGTGAGATAGTGCTTCAATTGATTGAACGCTTCTTCGCATTTTTCTTCCCAGATGAATCTTTTATTTCCGCGTAAGAGTTCATAGAAAGGGAGGCACTTATAAGTTGATCGTGAGATGAATCTGTTGAGGGCCGTGATTCTCCCTGTCAACCGTTGGACTTCTCGGCTTCTCGGGAGGTCAAGGATTGCTGTTATTTGCTTGGGGTTCGCTTCGATGCCTCGTTGGGTAACAATGTAGCCCATAAATTCGCCTGAGGTGACTCCGAAGGTGCATTTCGCCAGGTTGAGTTTCATCCCAAACTCGTTCAACATTCTGAAGAAGTCTCTCAAATGGTCGAGGTGGTTTTCGGCGTGGAGTGACTTGACCAGCATGTCGTCGATGTAAACCTCCATAGTGTCGCCGAGTTTACCTACGAACATTCGGTTAACCAAACGTTGGTAGGTCGCGCCTGCGTTCTTCAAGCCGAAGGGCATGACTTTATAGCAATAAGTCCCCCTGTCCGTTATGAAGGTCGTCTTCTCGCGGTCGTCCGGATGCATTAGGATTTGATTGTACCCTGGGAAGGCATCCATGAAGGTTAACAGTTCGTTACCGGCTGTCGACTCTACCAAACGATCGATGTGAGGAAGCGGGTACCTGTCCTTGGGACAAGCTTTGTTTAGATAACTGAAGTCGACACATATGCGCCACTTCCCGTTTTTCTTCTTTACTACCACAGGATTCGCCAACTATTCTGGATACCGGACCTCGGAAATGAAGCATGCCTCGAGCAGTCTGTCGACTTCTTCATTCACAGCTTCAGATCGCTCAGGTCCGAGCTTTCGCCTTTTCTGCCGAATAGGTTTGAACGTAGGGTCGACGTTCAACTCGTGGGACGCTACAGTGGGGTCTATCCCCTTCATATCTGAAGTTGTCCATGCGAAAGTCGAAGCGTTTGCTCTGAGGAAGGAGATGACCTGTGATTGCATCTCGTCGGAGAGGAAGGCTCCAATGCGTATGACTTTCTTCGGATCGGCTTCATCAATGCGGACCTCCCGAACTTCTTCCTTCTGGGGATAGACCTTATGAATTGGTTTGGCTACTGAGTTGATGAGAGAAACCAGCTGTTGTAATTTGATTGCGGCGATAAGCTGCTCCCTCGCAGCTCGCCGGTCTCCACGGATCGTCTGTGTTGTTCTTTCTTTCCCGGGAAACTTTACACACTGGTTATAAGTAGAGGGAATGGCCTTCATGGAGTGTAACCAAGGGGGTGCTGAGGATAGCGTTGTAAGGCACCTTAGCCCGGATAACAGAGAACTTAACGGTCCAGGTTACGTCCCCTGCGTAAACTGGGAGGCGTATTGTCTCGATCATCTGTTCCGAGGAACCGTTAAACCCCGTCAGAGTGCGTGAAGAGGGCTTCATATCGCGTAGGTCGATCCCCATCCTGTCAAGCGTATCTCGAAAGATAAAATCGACTGAGCTGCCGGTGTCGACGACAACTTTCGTGACCTGGCATTCGCCAATTCCAATATCAATGAGGAGTGGATCATTATGCAGCATGCTGATGCCGCGAGTATCGGCTGCTGAGAAGGAGATATGATTGTCAGCTTTGACTTGTGTAGGCCACTTCTGAACGGTGACGGCTTGTCGTCTGTAATCTTTTATTGCTCTTACCGAGTCCCCGCGAGGAGGTAAGCCACCCATTATCACGTTGAGGTGCGGGGTGCCCGTAGCCTTCATCAACTCCAGTTACGCCTGTCGCTTCGCTTTGAGGCATGGTCGTAAATCACGTTTTTTGTACTGACTAAGCTTCACACGTAGGTCTTCAGCTTTAGAGTTGATCTGCTCGCGTAAGTCTGTAGGTTGAGGTTGGAGGCTTGGAGCAACTACGGTGTGGGCAGTCTTTCTCGCTTTGGACTCATTGAGGGTCGACCTGAGATCCGTTTCGCTTACTGAAACCTTCGCTGCCTTCCGCTTTAGCAAGGCGCGTAGATCCTTGGAGTCAGTTTTTCTCCCCAACTTTTCACGCAAATCTTGTGCTATCGACGAAAGTTAGTCATCCGAGGAGTCGTCATGTCGAGAGAGAATTACTTCTACTCGCTGCCAGTTTTTAGGTGGTTCTTCATCAGTTGACTCTCCCTCGAGATTGAGGTTGTTCACTGGGGCTCTCTCAGGGCTAGCTCGCTCTTCTTTCTGAGGAGCTCTGGCTTGAGACTTCTGAGTTTTCTTATCTTTGTTTTTGCTCCAGCTCTTATTGTTCCTCGGCTTCTGCGGAGGAGGTTCTATCTCGATTTTGCCATTTTTGATCGACTTGAGGAAATGTCCGTAAAGGACTTTGCAATCCTTCGTGTCGTGTGACTTGACCTCAAGATACGTACACCACTTGCTTGGTTCCACAGCATTTGAGCTCGTTGGTTCGGGAGAATTGGATTTCTGTTGCGCGATGTCTCGGTCCCAATGATTCCATCCCTTCTCTCGCACGACAACCGCGGAAACTGAGGGCTCCTCTTCATCCACTAGGTTCATGTAACCCCTCTTCTGGTTGGTTCTGCTGCCCGTAGAATGTTGACGCGGCTCTTGACGGGTGTCATTTGTCCGGGCGGGCGTTTGTTTTCCTGCCGCCTTTTTCGCCGCCTTTGCCCTGGTGTCTTCCTCTATACGGCTGAAGTTGTTGGATCGAGTGATAGCGTCCAGCACGGATCTCGTCGGGTGCCGATAAAGGTCGGCTCGAAATGGCGATTTGATATGGAGGGTGTTCATCAATGATTCCACAGCTATGTGGTCCGGTACGTCGACTTTCGAGACAACGGATTTAATCATCTCCATGAAATCTCGGAGGCTTTGCCCATTGGCGTGATTGAGGTTCCAGAGATCCGTAGCGGTGGCTTCCTGGCGAGTAAACATGATATAGTTCTTGAGGAAAGCCATCGAGAGGTCGCGAAAACTGTTGACGGAGTTTTCTTGAAGGCCGATGAACCAGTTGAGAGCGATTCCTTCTAGGGTTTCGACGAAAAGCTGGCAAAAGCCGGCATCGTTTTCTTCGTTAGAGAGATTCGCGCGCTGCATTGCGATGTTGAAGGACGTGACAAGGGCAGAAGGGTCGGAAACGCCGTCGAAGGTCGGAAGACGGAGCTTATCCATTTTTCGGAGTCGGACCCCCGTTATTTTTTCTGTAAACGACGTCCAAAGAGATTCTGCGAGGATACGCTCGATCTGAGGACCGGACGTAGTCACGTTGTCGATTTTAGAGTTTTTATCGAGCACTGACTGTATTAACGCGGCAAGATCATTTATGGTCTGCGCGTCGAGGCCTCCAGGGGTTTGAGCTGTATCGCCGTCGTTGACATCTTGGTCTTCAGCGTGCGCCGGCGTCGCGCCGGTTGCTTTCTCTGTGTTAAACAGATGTCTTCAGTACTGCGCCGTTGAGGCTTTCCACGTTCGCAGCGAGAGGAGCTAAGATTTCTGCGAACGCCGCGATTTGGTCAGTCGCCGCCTTCTGGGCTGCGTCCTGTTTGTTGGGGTCGAAAACGGTTACGACGAAGTTAATGTCCAAATCTTCGAAGAAGAAAACGAAAAACCTTCTTCGACAAACACTTTTTCGAAATAGATTCTTCTTTACGAAAAGCTTTGCGGAGGAAACGCAAGTCATCGAACAAGAGCTCGAACAGGATCGCTACACAGCGACCGAACACGTGCTCCGCTCGGTCGCTACGTAGCGACCGATTTCGAGCCAAAGCTCGGTCGCTACGTAGCGACCGAACATCCATTCCGCTCGGTCGCTANNNNNNNNNNNNNNNNNNNNNNNNNNNNNNNNNNNNNNNNNNNNNNNNNNNNNNNNNNNNNNNNNNNNNNNNNNNNNNNNNNNNNNNNNNNNNNNNNNNNTTAATATATTTTTTTTATAATGTCGATTACTTACTTGTCCCTATTTATTTACTTTAAATATTTTTGTAGGCGGTTCCTAAAAGGAATGGAGGCCGTTTAGTTGGGTTGGCCCGTCGTGCTTCTTCGTATCCGGCATCTTCTTCACAAGCTCCGTATGCCGATCCCATGATTCTCGAGGAGCTACATGACAAAGATGAACGGATTGGGGCATTGGANNNNNNNNNNNNNNNNNNNNNNNNNNNNNNNNNNNNNNNNNNNNNNNNNNNNNNNNNNNNNNNNNNNNNNNNNNNNNNNNNNNNNNNNNNNNNNNNNNNNNNNNNNNNNNNNNNNNNNNNNNNNNNNNNNNNNNNNNNNNNNNNNNNNNNNNNNNNNNNNNNNNNNNNNNNNNNNNNNNNNNNNNNNNNNNNNNNNNNNNNNNNNNNNNNNNNNNNNNNNNNNNNNNNNNNNNNNNNNNNNNNNNNNNNNNNNNNNNNNNNNNNNNNNNNNNNNNNNNNNNNNNNNNNNNNNNNNNNNNNNNNNNNNNNNNNNNNNNNNNNNNNNNNNNNNNNNNNNNNNNNNNNNNNNNNNNNNNNNNNNNNNNNNNNNNNNNNNNNNNNNNNNNNNNNNNNNNNNNNNNNNNNNNNNNNNNNNNNNNNNNNNNNNNNNNNNNNNNNNNNNNNNNNNNNNNNNNNNNNNNNNNNNNNNNNNNNNNNNNNNNNNNNNNNNNNNNNNNNNNNNCACCGAGGAACACTCTACGTCGGAAGTGTCCGAGGAACGTTCTCCGTCGGTACGTAGTTTTTCCGATGAACTCTGGTCTCGTGTATCTGCATCGTAATATCGTCGGAAGTTCGTCAGAATGACGTTTCTCGGTATTCGTCAGAAAGTCGTCGGAAGTTCTGACGAAATTCCGACGAATTTTTTTTTTCCGACGAAACGATACCGACGGACGGGTTCGTCGGAAATTCGTCGGAATTGGTCAATTCCGACGAATTTCCGACGATTTCGGCCATCAGAATCCCCCTGTTTTCTTGTAGTGCCTTTAACACCTCAAGACTAAGCACAATTTTGAAAAAGATACACAGACTCCAAACAGAAATTGAGAATCTCATAAGATGATAACCCAAGGGTCAGATTAATATCAGAGAGAGGAAGAGAGATTTGGATCTTACGGGGTCAGAAAGCCGTGAAAGATAGATTCTTTAGTTTTTTGATGCATAAACATACGCCCATTGCCAAACACTCTTCTTCTGGTCTTCGACAGAGGCAAAATGCAGCAGCCCACTGTCAAGAAAGTATTGGAGTGTTCGGAATGTGTTAGTAACTAAGCAAGCAGGCCTCATGAACAGATTCTAAGATCCTTGCATCATACAGACACTTTACAATGTCTACTTACGCATATGTCTCTCCATCTTTCTCGAATGTAAAGTCCTTGGAGAATGTTCTGGTTTACCTCTGTGATCAATGCAAACTAGGGAATCACATCAACACAAAGAATTAATAAATCATTGGGAAGTATAAATTAGCAAAAGAAAAAACAAAAGGAATAATGACTTACCAATATCAAAGATATTCTAATATCCTTGGATGAAACCAGACACTTTTTTATTGTAGTGATGCGTTGAATCGAAGGTGTTATTTATAGGAGAAGATTCATTCGGTAATCATGGAGGAGGGATAAAACACGAAGCCATAACTCTGGAACGTTTCAGATATGGAGAGGAAGCGCGAACGTCTCATCGTCGCCGTGCGAGAAGAGGAGAGATGAACTTCGTGTCTTTGCTTCAGTCGTATTAAGGTCAGAGGCAAAATACACTTTACCGGGCCGGATACGCTGTCCTAATTCTCGACCCAAAACATGCTAACGAAGCCCATGATCACATTAGATTAAATGAAACGCAGTGCAACACCAAACGGGACACGTGTCGAGCTGTTAGGAGACGACTTTCTTAGGTGGAATCCTACGTGACGCAAAGAGGAGAGAGCAAAACACTCTTTTATATAATAAGATATAATAAGATTAGAGAAAATGCACTCGGTAGCTACCAAAAATTTATAATTAAGAATATAACCAAAAAATAAAAGGTCTCTAACGTTCCTACAATATATACTATATTACCCTTCTTAATTTTTTTTTTTTTTGTTGTTTTATTTTATTCCGGTAAACTATAATCTTCTTCTTCCCTATTATTATTACCTACTCCATTACTTTCGGTCTTCGTCATCATAATTTGTATCATGGTAACACCACCTCTGTTATGGAAAACCATCGCCTCTTCTATATCTACGAACACGCTTCTTTCATAACATGGACAACTATTTTTTCCATAATCACCACCCCACCATATATCCGCCATGATCACCGCCACGATCCGTAATACTATTCTATTTAATTGATTCATTCCATGTAATCATAGACATTTCAAAATTTAAATAATATGTATTTTGCTATTTCATTTGTTACTATTTTATTTTGATACTACTTCATATTATGTGTTATGTGTATATTTTGATATTTAGGTTAGGATTTATATTTTCTTTTAAGGTTTAGTGATCAGTGTTTTGGGGTTAGTTTATGGAATGTTTGGATTGACGTTGGAATAAGCATTACCTCATTCTTTATAATGATAGACGTTTCAAAATTTGAACAATATGTACTATGCTATTTTGTTTATTACTATATTCTATTTATAATATCTCTTTCTTCAACCCACATTAGTTATGTCGGTGATCAACACAAGCACCACCACATCCACAGTAATCTGTCATGAAAGATCACAATTTTTTATGTATCCATGACTGCTTCATTCTCTATGACCACTACTACCATAGTTTCCACACCGTCGTTGTAACCACCACCACCACCGCACCTTTCGTCCATTGTCGTTGCTGTAAACACCACCATCCATCCTCCATCGTTGAGTACTCTTGATTTTCTTACCAACTACAGTCTTGAGTTTTTAAGTTCACATGTCTTTCACCATCGACATCATCACTTCTTTTTTCTTTGACCTGCAATTTGTTGTAAAAAAGGGTAAAGTTGGATGTAAGTTGGAAAAGATTGTTATTGACTTAATAATGTCAAAATCATAGCTATATTCTTCATTTTGCATTCAAAGTTAGCTATTTGGCAAATTAACCCATATTATGTAGCAGAAAAAAAAATTATATTAAAATTTTTTTGTCATCTGAAAATTTCTTAAACAACAACATTACAAACCCAACATGGGTGGTTACAAGTCTGAAACATCATAACTAAATACCAAAAGAGATAACAAAATCGGCAATTTAGATGAAATCTTAACCCGAAGTCACAAGCCGGCGGTTGCTAAGGAAACACTCCATAAACTAAATGACCATAAGTAAGACTCCAAATCAACCTGAGATAATTTTGAATCGACACCAAGATTCACAAAACAAACCATAATAAATCTACAAAACTCAAAATAAAAATATTGGAGCTTAAGACAAACACAAAAAACTACACAATACCAAAGACTAACAACCCTAGATGCTAATCAAAGAGATAATGAAAGAAACCAAACGTCGCGTTAGTAAACGAAACTAAACACCCTCCAACTCCAACTAAACTCGCCATCAGACCTTAAACGGGCTCTCCATGCGCCTCCTACACGCCACCACACCACGACAAAGCCTAGAAGAGCTTTCGCACACAACCTTGTTAATACAACCGATAAACAAAGACTATAACCACCACTGACCACCAGATCTGTTAAGATCAGAGTTGGCAGAGTATGATTTGATACTTTCGCTTTAGATCTGAGATCTGAGATATCTAAAGTACCGTCTAGAAGAAGAAAAGAAGCTAAGACAACTAAATAACATGACCACCTTCTCACAATACGAACGACATGACGCGGTCGACCGAAGAAGGTGAAGACGACAAGATCTCTTCATTTTTTTTTCTCTCCCTCTGTATTTTTTTTGATTCACCGGATATATATTCAATTTTATAATTACTTTTACTTAAAACTGAAATAAATTGAAATATCATTAGTTTATTAAAAATTAAAACTATTTTTAATTATTTTTGTAAAAGGCTAAATAGAAGATAAAAAAGTTAAATGAAAAATTATTTAATAAAGTCACCAGTTAATTAAGTAGACCTTTGCGGCTGCCAATAAATACGAACAAAGAAGTAAAAAAATGTAAAAGAAAAACATTTTTTAACTAATAGTGTTATGAGTTAAACAAAAAAATGGTACGTATTAGGAATTAGAATCACACTGCTAAGACTAGTTAAACAAATTTGGACACTTAACACGACACCTTACTTTTTCTCAATCCCCATTTTCTTGTAATCAATTCTTATTTTTTTTCCTTAACGGTAACTATTTTTTTATAAAGTTGTTTGCCATTTTTCTTTTAATTATCTACCCAACATTAGAAATTTACCATCATGGTCATTTTTGAACTCAACTGATACAAGAAATATTTTATCAATCTTAGCGCTTAAATAAAGAATTATAAAAAGTGACATGTATAGTTGGTGATTTTTATTTTCTTTTTATTTAATAGGTTGAATTTATTCAACATGTTAAATCTATTCAACATAAATAATCGACATCATCATATTTCATTTTTCAACATCCTTAATGTAGATTCAATAGTTGAA includes:
- the LOC106297449 gene encoding uncharacterized protein LOC106297449, producing MGGLPPRGDSVRAIKDYRRQAVTVQKWPTQVKADNHISFSAADTRGISMLHNDPLLIDIGIGECQVTKVVVDTGSSVDFIFRDTLDRMGIDLRDMKPSSRTLTGFNGSSEQMIETIRLPVYAGDVTWTVKFSVIRAKCVKFPGKERTTQTIRGDRRAAREQLIAAIKLQQLVSLINSVAKPIHKVYPQKEEVREVRIDEADPKKVIRIGAFLSDEMQSQVISFLRANASTFAWTTSDMKGIDPTVASHELNVDPTFKPIRQKRRKLGPERSEAVNEEVDRLLEACFISEVRYPLPHIDRLVESTAGNELLTFMDAFPGYNQILMHPDDREKTTFITDRGTYCYKVMPFGLKNAGATYQRLVNRMFVGKLGDTMEVYIDDMLVKSLHAENHLDHLRDFFRMLNEFGMKLNLAKCTFGVTSGEFMGYIVTQRGIEANPKQITAILDLPRSREVQRLTGRITALNRFISRSTYKCLPFYELLRGNKRFIWEEKCEEAFNQLKHYLTTPPVLSKPESGDTMSLYIAVTSSAVSSVLIREDRGEQKPIFYISKRMTEPEMRYPTLEKMALDGSHRRYLVEKTQALLSITYDRNTLQPAPQNVSNNKAEYESLIVGLRLTKAIKANRISAYCDSQLVVSQYLGDYDVRNDRMDAYLKLVKNLTRDFEFFKSTKVPRGENICADALAALGSKLHDQVKRTIPIHMIEKPSISQKTEQLTIAAAVTDAMHTDEAEPCATESQLSDWREEFIAYLSDGKLPTANWEARRLKRHSAHYVVKDGDLHRWTATKVLLKCISGDETRLVMAETHEGAAGNHSGG
- the LOC106297450 gene encoding uncharacterized protein LOC106297450; translation: MDKLRLPTFDGVSDPSALVTSFNIAMQRANLSNEENDAGFCQLFVETLEGIALNWFIGLQENSVNSFRDLSMAFLKNYIMFTRQEATATDLWNLNHANGQSLRDFMEMIKSVVSKVDVPDHIAVESLMNTLHIKSPFRADLYRHPTRSVLDAITRSNNFSRIEEDTRAKAAKKAAGKQTPARTNDTRQEPRQHSTGSRTNQKRGYMNLVDEEEPSVSAVVVREKGWNHWDRDIAQQKSNSPEPTSSNAVEPSKWCTYLEVKSHDTKDCKVLYGHFLKSIKNGKIEIEPPPQKPRNNKSWSKNKDKKTQKSQARAPQKEERASPERAPVNNLNLEGESTDEEPPKNWQRVELGRKTDSKDLRALLKRKAAKVSVSETDLRSTLNESKARKTAHTVVAPSLQPQPTDLREQINSKAEDLRVKLSQYKKRDLRPCLKAKRQA